In Sphingobacterium sp. PCS056, the following proteins share a genomic window:
- a CDS encoding cytochrome c oxidase subunit 3, whose product MSTTVSQLDKVKTGPWNGGKSPWNLEYGKIMMWFFLVGDAFTFSAFLVYYGTQRFAHSTWPDADKIFQSIPGIAEHGQPLVFVGIMTFILIMSSVTMVLAVEAGHRNSKNEVVKWMLWTILGGICFVGCQAIEWTHLHHAGFWFGQNPGTGLEGDAIKDALQPYFTHDISYTSALQFANLFFTITGFHGFHVTVGIILNIIVLCMTLNNTFQNRGSYLMIEKVGLYWHFVDLVWVFVFTFFYLV is encoded by the coding sequence ATGAGTACAACTGTATCACAATTGGATAAGGTAAAAACCGGTCCATGGAATGGTGGAAAGTCACCTTGGAATTTGGAATACGGAAAAATCATGATGTGGTTTTTCTTGGTTGGGGATGCCTTTACATTTTCTGCGTTTTTGGTTTATTACGGAACGCAACGATTTGCACATAGTACATGGCCAGATGCGGATAAGATCTTCCAATCTATACCAGGTATTGCTGAACACGGACAACCTTTAGTTTTCGTGGGTATCATGACTTTTATTTTAATTATGTCTTCTGTTACTATGGTATTAGCTGTAGAGGCAGGTCATCGTAATTCAAAAAATGAAGTTGTTAAGTGGATGCTTTGGACTATATTGGGTGGTATCTGTTTCGTAGGATGTCAAGCTATCGAATGGACTCACTTACACCACGCTGGTTTTTGGTTTGGTCAGAATCCAGGTACTGGCTTAGAAGGTGATGCCATAAAGGATGCTTTACAGCCTTACTTTACACATGATATCTCGTATACGTCAGCACTACAATTTGCTAATTTGTTCTTTACAATCACGGGTTTCCACGGTTTTCACGTTACAGTAGGTATTATCTTAAATATTATTGTATTGTGCATGACTTTAAATAATACTTTCCAGAATCGTGGATCGTATTTAATGATTGAAAAAGTAGGTTTATACTGGCACTTTGTGGATTTAGTTTGGGTGTTTGTATTTACATTCTTCTATTTAGTATAA
- a CDS encoding heme-copper oxidase subunit III yields the protein MLNQGEQPTDEKLVSRKAQKFSLWLGMLGMFMMFAALSSGFIVYTASGVDKGLKTLLPDTFIYSTLVIVLSSITIHLAYKAAQVGNLSRQKVLLFVTLILGILFFVLQVHSWEVLAGRGVYFVNNNASQSFVYIFTGMHLAHIIAGVIVLITALVGVYKPLPADGNQFRMNLASIFWHFLDLLWIYIYVFLLLNQ from the coding sequence ATGTTAAATCAAGGAGAACAACCGACTGACGAGAAGTTAGTATCACGTAAAGCTCAAAAATTTAGCTTGTGGTTAGGGATGTTGGGTATGTTTATGATGTTTGCTGCACTGTCAAGTGGCTTTATCGTCTATACGGCGAGTGGCGTTGATAAGGGGCTCAAAACATTGCTACCCGATACTTTTATCTATAGTACGCTAGTTATTGTCTTGAGTAGTATTACTATCCATTTGGCTTATAAAGCGGCGCAAGTGGGTAATTTATCAAGACAGAAAGTTTTACTTTTTGTAACCCTAATTTTGGGTATTTTATTTTTCGTGCTTCAAGTTCATTCGTGGGAAGTATTGGCCGGACGAGGTGTTTATTTTGTAAATAATAATGCATCGCAGTCGTTTGTCTATATCTTTACTGGAATGCACCTAGCGCACATTATTGCGGGAGTGATCGTATTGATTACCGCTTTGGTAGGAGTGTATAAACCACTTCCTGCAGACGGCAATCAATTCCGCATGAATCTAGCCAGTATTTTTTGGCATTTTCTCGATCTTTTATGGATTTATATATATGTTTTCTTACTTTTGAATCAATAA
- the cyoE gene encoding heme o synthase: MKEFISDFKKLVKLRLTLTVVFSASISFLIGAKQLGGDILWMNWLLLTLGGFLVTGAANGFNEIIEKDLDKLMTRTADRPLPSGRMTTGQALILSLFMGILGTLVLVRLNFVAGLLSVFSILLYAFLYTPLKRKSPIAVFVGAFPGALPPLIGYFAAFSQDDLAIYSQTNESAIVMIPFILFGIQFLWQFPHFWSLAWVIDDDYKQAGFRLLPTTKRDKISAFMVFFSALLMIPAAFLPMYYGFGGWIFTTVSVIGGIVFAYYGFMLFKNQDIPSARKVMFTSFFYLPITQLILLFDFIPLK; encoded by the coding sequence ATGAAAGAATTTATTTCTGATTTCAAGAAATTAGTTAAGTTAAGACTGACATTAACGGTTGTTTTTTCGGCATCTATCTCTTTTTTGATTGGTGCTAAGCAGCTTGGTGGAGATATTCTATGGATGAATTGGTTGTTACTGACATTGGGAGGATTCTTGGTGACTGGTGCAGCAAATGGATTCAATGAGATTATTGAAAAGGATTTGGACAAATTAATGACCCGTACTGCCGACCGTCCCCTACCTTCTGGAAGGATGACGACAGGTCAGGCCTTGATTCTCAGTTTATTTATGGGAATCTTAGGTACTTTGGTACTAGTACGTTTGAATTTTGTGGCTGGGTTATTATCAGTATTTTCCATTTTGTTATACGCTTTTCTGTATACACCATTAAAAAGAAAATCACCAATAGCTGTATTTGTAGGAGCTTTCCCTGGTGCATTACCGCCATTAATTGGTTATTTTGCAGCGTTTAGCCAGGATGATTTAGCCATCTATAGCCAAACAAATGAGAGTGCAATCGTGATGATTCCATTTATCTTATTTGGTATTCAGTTTTTGTGGCAATTTCCACATTTTTGGTCTTTGGCCTGGGTGATTGATGATGATTATAAACAGGCTGGTTTTAGATTACTGCCAACGACAAAGCGTGATAAGATTTCTGCATTTATGGTTTTCTTTTCAGCATTGCTGATGATACCTGCAGCATTTCTGCCGATGTATTATGGTTTTGGAGGGTGGATCTTTACAACTGTTTCCGTAATTGGAGGTATTGTGTTTGCTTATTATGGCTTTATGCTTTTTAAGAATCAGGACATACCATCTGCTAGAAAGGTGATGTTTACTTCATTTTTTTATCTGCCAATTACACAACTGATTTTATTATTTGACTTTATACCTTTGAAATAA
- a CDS encoding COX15/CtaA family protein, which translates to MFPAAEKRYIRSNFITIIVLFLVIVAGGVVRSTGSGMGCPDWPKCFNRIIPPTDIAQLPVGYEEHYITGRAKKNERFANMIDFFGYRDLANKIRHDKSILEHEEFNVAKTWTEYINRLVGVVAGFCLLFTAVYSFTYIKSKRSIFIWSVINVFVVVVQAWLGSIVVSTNLTPWVITVHMLLALVIVAISIYTYFKATTLRDKGILINRDSKGLKLLAAISLVLMVVQVVFGTEVREIVDSLTASGVAREDFIQRIGQHFEIHRWLAYSSLILVIVLFFLVRTKFSGSTVQAKYATILFILVGIQMLSGIILARFALPAFAQTTHLVIGSLLFGCQYYLMLLLGKSQR; encoded by the coding sequence ATGTTTCCAGCTGCTGAAAAGCGTTATATTAGATCTAATTTCATTACCATTATTGTTTTGTTTTTAGTGATCGTTGCTGGAGGTGTGGTGCGTAGTACTGGTTCTGGAATGGGATGTCCCGATTGGCCAAAGTGTTTTAATCGAATTATACCTCCTACAGATATTGCGCAGTTACCGGTTGGTTATGAAGAGCATTACATCACAGGTAGAGCTAAGAAAAATGAGCGATTTGCTAATATGATCGATTTTTTCGGTTATCGTGATTTAGCAAATAAAATTCGTCATGACAAAAGTATCCTTGAACATGAGGAATTTAATGTAGCAAAGACTTGGACAGAGTACATCAATCGTTTGGTAGGTGTTGTTGCTGGTTTTTGTTTACTGTTTACTGCCGTTTATTCTTTTACTTATATTAAATCTAAGCGATCAATTTTTATTTGGTCTGTGATTAACGTATTTGTTGTTGTTGTTCAGGCTTGGTTGGGTTCTATTGTCGTTTCGACTAATTTAACTCCTTGGGTAATCACTGTGCATATGCTTTTAGCATTGGTCATTGTGGCTATTTCCATCTATACTTATTTTAAGGCGACGACATTACGCGATAAGGGTATATTAATAAATCGTGATTCTAAGGGATTAAAATTGCTTGCAGCCATTTCTTTAGTTTTAATGGTGGTGCAAGTTGTCTTCGGAACGGAAGTACGTGAAATTGTTGATTCATTGACAGCTTCGGGTGTTGCTCGAGAAGATTTTATACAACGTATTGGCCAACATTTTGAAATACATCGTTGGCTTGCATATAGTTCTTTGATTTTAGTAATTGTATTGTTCTTTTTAGTGCGTACAAAATTTAGTGGGAGTACAGTCCAAGCAAAATATGCTACTATACTTTTTATTTTAGTTGGTATTCAAATGTTGTCAGGAATTATTTTGGCACGATTTGCTCTTCCGGCTTTCGCACAGACAACTCACTTAGTTATTGGTAGCCTCTTATTTGGATGTCAATATTATCTGATGTTGTTACTAGGAAAATCACAACGTTAA
- a CDS encoding cbb3-type cytochrome c oxidase subunit I, which yields MSSTVISHSAEHHDSHGHHHQESFISKYIFSGDHKMIAKQFLITGIFMAVFAMILSILFRIQLAWPDKEFPILEVFLGKWAAGGRIAPEFFLSLVTIHGTIMVFFVLTAGLSGTFSNLLIPYQIGARDMASPFMNMLSYWMFFVASVIMIASFFVESGPASAGWTIYPPLSAVPTAIAGSATGMTLWLVSMVLFVASQLIGGINYVSTILNMRTKGMDLWKMPLTIWAFFLTAIVGMLSFPVLVSAVVLLIFDRSFGTSFYLSDLVVQGQILPNEGGSPILFQHLFWFLGHPEVYIVVMPALGLTSEVISTNSRKPIFGYHAMVYSLIGITVLSFIVWGHHMFVTGMNPFLGGVFMITTLIIAVPSAVKAFNYMATLWRGNIRFTPAMMFAIGLVSFFISGGLTGLFLGNAALDINLHDTYFVVAHFHLVMGSASIFGMLCGVYHWYPKMFGRMMNTKLGYLHFWMTFIGAYLVFFPMHFMGIDGVPRRYYAFTEFAFMEKWVSVNMLITWAAIVAGLGQVAFLFNFFYSIFFGERAPQNPWNSNTLEWTTPVEHIHGNWPGEIPTVHRWPYDYSKPGHHEDFIPQNVPFSETMNSNFLHDFEGNEEAERIQTEWDAQNKK from the coding sequence ATGTCAAGTACAGTTATTTCTCATAGCGCTGAGCATCACGATTCGCACGGACATCATCATCAAGAGTCATTCATCTCGAAGTATATCTTCAGTGGTGACCACAAGATGATTGCTAAGCAATTTTTGATCACAGGTATTTTCATGGCGGTATTTGCTATGATCTTATCCATCTTATTCCGTATCCAACTTGCTTGGCCGGATAAAGAATTTCCAATTTTGGAAGTATTCTTAGGTAAATGGGCTGCAGGTGGTCGTATTGCTCCTGAATTTTTCCTTTCTTTGGTCACCATTCACGGTACCATCATGGTATTCTTCGTTTTAACAGCGGGTCTATCGGGTACTTTTAGTAATCTATTGATTCCTTATCAAATTGGTGCACGCGATATGGCGTCTCCTTTCATGAATATGTTGTCATACTGGATGTTCTTTGTAGCTTCAGTTATTATGATTGCTTCTTTCTTTGTTGAAAGTGGACCTGCTTCTGCCGGATGGACGATCTATCCTCCATTATCTGCAGTGCCAACGGCGATTGCTGGTTCGGCTACAGGTATGACTTTGTGGTTGGTCAGTATGGTGTTATTTGTAGCGTCGCAATTAATCGGTGGTATCAACTACGTGAGTACAATTTTGAATATGCGTACTAAAGGTATGGATCTTTGGAAAATGCCTTTAACAATCTGGGCATTCTTCTTAACTGCTATCGTAGGTATGTTATCCTTCCCAGTTTTAGTATCTGCTGTTGTTCTATTGATTTTTGACCGTTCATTCGGTACGTCATTTTATTTGTCAGATTTAGTTGTTCAAGGTCAGATCTTACCGAATGAAGGTGGTTCTCCAATCTTGTTCCAACACTTATTCTGGTTCTTAGGTCACCCTGAGGTATATATCGTTGTTATGCCTGCGTTAGGTCTTACTTCGGAGGTTATCTCAACAAACTCTCGTAAACCAATCTTTGGTTACCATGCGATGGTTTACTCGCTAATTGGTATTACAGTTTTATCATTTATCGTTTGGGGTCACCATATGTTTGTGACAGGTATGAATCCTTTCTTAGGTGGAGTATTTATGATCACAACATTGATTATCGCAGTCCCTTCTGCGGTAAAAGCATTTAACTATATGGCGACATTATGGAGAGGTAATATTCGTTTCACTCCAGCTATGATGTTTGCGATTGGTTTAGTGTCATTCTTCATCTCTGGTGGTCTTACCGGATTGTTTTTAGGTAATGCTGCTTTAGATATCAACTTACATGATACGTACTTTGTTGTAGCCCACTTCCACTTGGTAATGGGATCTGCTTCTATTTTCGGTATGTTATGTGGTGTTTATCACTGGTATCCGAAAATGTTTGGTCGTATGATGAACACGAAATTAGGTTACTTACATTTCTGGATGACTTTCATTGGTGCTTATTTGGTATTCTTTCCAATGCACTTTATGGGTATAGATGGTGTTCCTCGTCGTTATTATGCTTTTACAGAATTTGCTTTCATGGAGAAATGGGTTTCTGTAAACATGTTGATTACTTGGGCTGCTATCGTAGCTGGTTTGGGTCAAGTGGCTTTCTTATTCAACTTCTTCTATTCGATTTTCTTTGGAGAAAGAGCACCGCAAAACCCATGGAATTCAAATACTTTAGAGTGGACTACTCCTGTGGAACATATCCACGGTAACTGGCCAGGAGAGATCCCAACAGTACACCGTTGGCCATATGACTACAGTAAGCCAGGACATCATGAAGATTTTATTCCTCAGAATGTTCCTTTCTCTGAAACTATGAATTCTAACTTCCTTCATGATTTTGAAGGTAATGAAGAAGCTGAGCGTATCCAGACAGAATGGGATGCTCAAAATAAAAAATAA
- a CDS encoding cytochrome c oxidase subunit II, which translates to MSFKLNNRFKSISGFVLAIGLFFAVPSFASQDTVVVDTTKATEAVAVDATATGANVVDSATTAKTEVAASADASTTKVDAAKEEKKIDPQVYKNFIYYVLLFLVICTVVAVIGKVISIYELTNKMNKRHNPLASNTFQASLLFIFLFVFLGGVYYSYSHHGGMAWRDAVTEHGAKIDTMFIITTVITTFVLVITHILLLTFTFIYRMKKNGKAYYLPHNNTIEKIWTIVPAVVLTVLVLFGFFTWRSITNVPEDLQKSALQIEVLGEQFAWSVRYPGADGVIGKRNYKMTTPTNPYGIDFNDKNSWDDIQGSDIVIPVNKSVRFHIVSKDIIHSFYIPDFRVQINAVPGMTNYFQFTPTVTTEEMRERMNDYKYDYVMLCNKICGSGHYNMQKKVVVVTEAEYKEWLATQNKYFTEDLQKEFAAKDAKTPQLKDSVNVTASLN; encoded by the coding sequence ATGAGCTTTAAATTAAATAATAGATTCAAATCCATCTCGGGTTTTGTACTTGCAATCGGATTGTTCTTTGCAGTCCCATCATTCGCAAGTCAAGATACTGTAGTGGTAGATACGACTAAAGCTACGGAAGCTGTTGCAGTTGATGCAACAGCTACTGGAGCAAATGTTGTTGATTCGGCAACGACTGCGAAGACAGAAGTAGCTGCGTCCGCAGATGCGTCTACAACAAAGGTTGACGCTGCTAAGGAAGAGAAAAAAATAGACCCTCAGGTTTATAAAAACTTCATTTATTATGTTTTATTATTTTTAGTTATCTGTACAGTAGTTGCTGTTATTGGTAAAGTTATCTCGATCTATGAGTTAACAAATAAGATGAATAAAAGACATAATCCTTTAGCTTCAAATACGTTTCAAGCATCGTTATTATTCATCTTCTTATTTGTTTTCTTAGGAGGTGTTTATTATTCTTACTCGCACCATGGTGGCATGGCGTGGAGGGATGCTGTGACTGAGCATGGGGCTAAAATTGATACCATGTTTATCATTACTACTGTTATCACAACTTTTGTATTGGTGATTACTCACATTTTATTATTGACGTTCACGTTCATCTATAGAATGAAGAAAAATGGTAAAGCATACTATTTGCCGCATAACAATACTATTGAAAAAATCTGGACGATCGTTCCTGCTGTTGTTTTGACTGTATTGGTATTATTCGGTTTCTTTACTTGGAGATCAATTACCAATGTTCCGGAAGATTTACAGAAATCTGCTCTTCAGATTGAAGTATTAGGTGAGCAATTTGCTTGGAGTGTACGTTATCCAGGAGCTGATGGTGTGATCGGTAAACGTAATTATAAAATGACAACTCCGACTAATCCTTATGGTATTGATTTCAATGATAAAAACTCTTGGGATGATATTCAAGGTTCGGACATTGTAATTCCAGTTAATAAGTCTGTTCGTTTTCATATCGTTTCAAAGGATATTATTCACTCGTTCTATATTCCTGACTTCCGCGTTCAAATCAATGCTGTACCGGGAATGACAAATTACTTCCAATTTACTCCTACGGTAACTACAGAAGAAATGCGTGAGCGTATGAATGACTACAAATATGATTATGTTATGTTATGTAACAAAATCTGTGGTTCAGGTCACTATAATATGCAGAAAAAGGTTGTCGTTGTTACTGAAGCTGAATATAAAGAGTGGTTAGCAACGCAAAACAAATATTTTACTGAGGATTTACAGAAAGAGTTTGCCGCTAAAGATGCTAAAACTCCGCAGTTAAAAGATAGCGTAAACGTTACGGCTTCATTAAATTAA